The Sorangiineae bacterium MSr11367 genome window below encodes:
- a CDS encoding M4 family metallopeptidase yields MPSIITGNFGTKQGSGLTADDIHNVVAAIAPIFRANVDQLAFKNAQVDGQGDEHFRFTQQKNGRPVLGGDLTVHVRNGVAYSANGTVRDDLDAPTAAKISADRAIEIAKSQYPTITDIAGTAKEGDLVYLRGIDRLDLVYNVTVTGTKADQTPINDSVYVNASDGRILLSVPHVYTAKNRELHDAQNTQTLPGALVRVEGGDPHSDVVVNNNYDRLGTTWDAYKELFNRDSFDNNGAKLVSTVHYGVQYVNAFWNSTQMVYGDGDGVNASNLANSLDVTAHELTHAVTEKTSNLTYSGESGGLNESMSDIFGNVVEWYRDGKVVSANTWLVGEDIWTPNIPGDALRYMDDPAKDGDSLDWYPDYSSGVDVHYSSGISNLAFYLLSQGGKHPRNKSQNVVTGIGVAKAAQVFYRANTTLFQPSTNFEQAKALTIQAATDLGYSTDEVAAVDNAWKAVGVGIPEPEPASTLLTNGVPVENIGGAAQSKTYYRLEVPAGQNLTISISGVSGQTTGDADLYTKFGIWPKTNRYDCRPYKTGNNEECKVEGTQGGVYWILLHGYSAFTKVTLTAKYEAPPPPGRLVINEVEYDEVGSTDKQEFIEILNVGGLPVNLADHKLYLVDGEGSTGDTLYSIVDLSTAGTLNPGQYLVVGDADVAVPAGAKKITFHGLYNQIENGNPDGVAIATSTTLVDVLSYGGLITTAPLPGVGNVSLVEGARTTAKDSNTVVRSLSRLPNGTDTNNAASDWKATPNVTPGAANN; encoded by the coding sequence GTGCCCAGCATCATCACTGGCAACTTCGGGACCAAGCAGGGCTCCGGCCTCACGGCGGACGACATTCACAATGTCGTCGCAGCCATTGCGCCGATCTTCCGCGCGAACGTCGACCAACTTGCTTTCAAGAACGCCCAGGTCGACGGCCAGGGCGATGAACACTTCCGCTTCACGCAGCAGAAGAATGGTCGCCCCGTCCTCGGCGGCGACTTGACGGTTCACGTCCGCAACGGCGTGGCCTACAGCGCGAACGGCACCGTCCGCGACGATCTCGATGCCCCGACCGCGGCGAAAATCTCCGCCGATCGCGCCATCGAAATCGCCAAGTCCCAGTACCCGACGATTACGGACATCGCCGGAACCGCGAAGGAGGGCGACCTCGTTTACCTCCGCGGGATCGACCGGCTCGACCTCGTCTACAACGTCACGGTCACCGGCACGAAGGCGGACCAGACGCCGATCAACGACTCGGTCTACGTCAACGCCTCCGACGGCCGCATTCTTCTCAGCGTCCCGCACGTCTACACCGCGAAGAACCGCGAGCTGCACGACGCGCAGAACACGCAGACCCTCCCGGGCGCGCTGGTTCGCGTCGAGGGCGGCGATCCCCACTCCGACGTCGTGGTGAACAACAACTACGACCGCCTCGGCACCACCTGGGACGCGTACAAAGAGCTCTTCAACCGCGACTCGTTCGACAACAACGGCGCGAAACTCGTCAGCACCGTCCACTACGGCGTCCAGTACGTCAATGCCTTCTGGAACAGCACCCAGATGGTCTACGGCGACGGCGACGGCGTGAACGCCTCCAACCTCGCCAACTCGCTCGACGTCACGGCGCACGAGCTCACCCACGCGGTCACCGAGAAGACCTCGAACTTGACCTACTCGGGTGAGTCGGGCGGCTTGAACGAGTCGATGTCGGACATCTTCGGCAACGTCGTCGAGTGGTACCGCGACGGCAAGGTCGTCAGCGCGAACACCTGGCTCGTCGGCGAAGACATCTGGACGCCGAACATCCCGGGCGACGCCCTCCGCTACATGGACGATCCGGCCAAGGACGGCGACTCGCTCGACTGGTACCCGGATTACTCGAGCGGCGTCGACGTTCACTACAGCTCGGGCATCTCGAACCTCGCGTTCTACCTGCTCTCGCAGGGCGGCAAGCACCCGCGCAACAAGTCGCAGAACGTCGTGACGGGCATCGGCGTCGCGAAGGCCGCGCAGGTCTTCTACCGCGCCAACACGACGCTCTTCCAGCCGTCGACGAACTTCGAGCAGGCCAAGGCCCTCACCATCCAAGCTGCGACGGACCTCGGCTACTCCACGGACGAAGTGGCCGCCGTCGACAACGCATGGAAGGCCGTCGGCGTGGGCATCCCGGAGCCGGAACCGGCATCGACGCTGCTCACCAACGGCGTGCCGGTGGAGAACATCGGCGGCGCCGCGCAGTCCAAGACCTACTACCGCCTCGAAGTGCCGGCAGGCCAGAACCTGACCATCTCGATCAGCGGCGTGAGCGGCCAGACGACGGGTGACGCGGACCTCTACACCAAGTTCGGCATCTGGCCGAAGACGAACCGCTACGATTGCCGCCCGTACAAGACCGGCAACAACGAGGAATGCAAGGTCGAAGGCACGCAAGGTGGCGTGTACTGGATCCTGCTCCACGGCTACTCGGCCTTCACGAAGGTCACGCTCACCGCGAAGTACGAGGCCCCGCCGCCTCCAGGCCGCCTCGTGATCAACGAGGTCGAGTACGACGAAGTCGGCTCGACGGACAAGCAGGAGTTCATCGAGATCCTCAACGTGGGTGGCCTCCCGGTCAACCTCGCGGATCACAAGCTCTATCTCGTCGACGGTGAGGGCAGCACGGGCGACACGCTCTACTCGATCGTCGACCTCTCGACGGCCGGCACGCTCAACCCGGGCCAGTACCTCGTCGTCGGCGACGCCGACGTCGCTGTCCCCGCGGGCGCGAAGAAGATCACGTTCCACGGTCTGTACAACCAGATCGAGAACGGCAATCCCGATGGCGTTGCCATTGCCACGTCCACGACGCTCGTCGACGTGCTCTCCTACGGTGGCCTCATCACCACCGCACCGCTCCCCGGCGTGGGCAACGTGAGTCTCGTCGAAGGCGCGCGCACCACGGCCAAGGATAGCAACACGGTGGTTCGCTCCCTGAGCCGCCTCCCCAACGGCACCGACACGAACAACGCCGCCTCCGATTGGAAAGCGACGCCGAACGTGACGCCCGGCGCTGCGAACAACTAG
- a CDS encoding M4 family metallopeptidase, with protein MDKDALGIPSFITGNLGAAATGNLTEADVQGVVAAVAPAFRAKVGELRFKTAQVDDLKDVHYRFTQFKNGLEVIGSDFIVHTRNGVAYAANGNVRGDLAAPSDAKISAQAAIAKAGGLAASYVNNLSASAQPELFYYRQDDRLDLVYKTTVKGTEANGTPIVDDIFVNAVDGSVVARHPRIHSARNREVHNLNHGTSLPGPLARSEGGATVSDQTVNINYDHLGTVYDVYKNDFGRDSFDGAGAKLISSVHYSNNYVNAFWDGTQMVYGDGNGTDASNLAHSLDVTGHELTHAVTERTSNLTYSGQSGGLNEATSDIFGAYIEWVRDGRGTPQNKTTWTVGDDVWTPSIPDDGLRYMYDPKKDGSSIDWAPDFANQDVHYTSGVPNLAFYLLSVGGTHPRGKSNINVAGIGIEKAAQVFFRANTTIWTSGTTYAQAKTGTAQAAQQLGYTAAEIDSVNKAWEAVGVGATTPLPDATTLTNNTPVTGISGARLSKKYYKITVPAGRTSLKVTTVPASGTNDPDADLYVAKDAAPTTTQSGNKSESSTNTETVTINSPAAGTYYILVYGYSDFSGVTLKAAY; from the coding sequence GTGGACAAGGATGCGTTGGGGATTCCGAGCTTCATCACCGGAAATCTCGGCGCTGCAGCAACGGGCAATCTGACCGAAGCTGACGTGCAGGGCGTGGTCGCGGCAGTTGCCCCGGCATTCCGCGCCAAGGTTGGCGAGTTGCGCTTCAAGACGGCGCAAGTCGACGACCTGAAGGACGTCCACTACCGCTTCACGCAATTCAAGAATGGTCTTGAAGTCATTGGCAGCGATTTCATCGTCCACACCCGCAATGGCGTCGCGTACGCGGCCAACGGCAATGTGCGCGGCGATCTCGCGGCACCGTCTGACGCGAAAATCTCCGCCCAGGCGGCGATCGCGAAGGCAGGCGGCCTCGCGGCTTCTTACGTCAACAATCTGTCTGCAAGCGCGCAGCCGGAACTCTTCTACTACCGGCAGGACGATCGCCTCGACCTCGTCTACAAGACCACGGTCAAAGGCACGGAGGCCAACGGCACCCCGATTGTCGACGACATCTTCGTCAACGCGGTCGATGGTTCGGTGGTCGCGCGTCATCCGCGCATCCACTCGGCCCGGAACCGCGAAGTCCACAATCTGAATCACGGCACGAGCCTCCCCGGACCGCTGGCGCGTTCGGAAGGCGGAGCCACGGTCTCCGACCAGACGGTCAATATCAACTACGACCACCTTGGAACGGTCTACGACGTTTACAAGAACGATTTCGGTCGTGACTCGTTCGACGGCGCCGGCGCCAAGCTGATTAGCTCCGTCCACTACAGCAACAACTACGTCAACGCGTTCTGGGACGGCACCCAGATGGTCTACGGCGACGGCAATGGCACCGACGCTTCGAACCTCGCCCACTCGCTCGACGTCACGGGCCACGAGCTGACCCACGCCGTCACCGAGCGGACCTCGAACCTCACCTACTCGGGTCAGTCCGGTGGTCTGAACGAGGCCACGTCGGACATCTTCGGCGCGTACATCGAATGGGTCCGCGACGGCCGCGGCACCCCGCAAAACAAGACGACGTGGACCGTCGGCGATGACGTGTGGACCCCCTCCATCCCCGACGACGGCCTCCGCTACATGTACGATCCGAAGAAGGACGGCAGCTCCATCGACTGGGCACCGGACTTCGCGAACCAGGACGTGCACTACACGTCGGGCGTTCCGAACCTCGCGTTCTACCTCCTCTCGGTGGGCGGCACGCACCCGCGCGGCAAGTCCAACATCAACGTCGCGGGCATCGGCATCGAGAAGGCCGCCCAGGTCTTCTTCCGCGCCAACACCACCATCTGGACCTCGGGCACCACCTATGCCCAGGCGAAGACGGGCACCGCGCAAGCGGCGCAGCAACTCGGCTACACGGCGGCGGAAATCGACTCCGTCAACAAGGCGTGGGAAGCGGTTGGCGTCGGAGCAACGACTCCCCTCCCCGATGCGACGACCCTCACCAACAACACGCCGGTCACGGGCATCAGCGGCGCGCGGCTTTCCAAGAAGTACTACAAGATCACGGTGCCTGCCGGCAGAACGTCGCTCAAGGTTACGACGGTGCCCGCCAGCGGCACCAACGATCCCGACGCAGACCTCTACGTCGCCAAAGACGCCGCGCCGACCACCACCCAATCCGGCAACAAGTCGGAATCGTCGACGAACACAGAGACGGTGACGATCAACTCGCCGGCCGCGGGGACGTACTACATCCTCGTCTACGGCTACAGCGACTTCTCCGGCGTCACGCTCAAGGCCGCGTACTGA
- a CDS encoding Ig-like domain-containing protein — MIPDPDIVAPELSFRVPADGEKNVSTRTAIRAVFSEPVKFGATPPVLSANGAPIPSNASLSSDATAMTIVPSEEVPLPAAMSVDFAGVTDLRGNALIRPPWNWTVPLWLPVGAPLDSGTFKFPSIAAGPGEGANVLSANARDADGLYDLVLHRIGAPTSTWSPTRTLAVMQSMRVDTLVDNDGVLVTAFLSSDNKVRVLRNGEEWPEGSRFASVSNAGFALGLDPDGMLFLAYDMPRGDEGGTDVNVVTLPRGAQNWVPMRLVKTPPEEKSSHLLSLTLDKRGTPYVAYLDASPSELAHVRVWTTSEAWVPLGSPLNGEGEEVKHVSIATDDAANVFALVNFAERVLPRHRVQILRLEGAKWIECGPKIAQEDLDNPAFFARMQNGHVFASLGLDPNFEFLDVTRNGWTRIPPPTLAPEGKRVSGAMGGIDPQGVPFIAWTDFESGRLQLGRLNR, encoded by the coding sequence GTGATTCCCGATCCAGATATCGTCGCGCCTGAACTCAGCTTTCGTGTCCCCGCCGATGGCGAAAAGAATGTTTCGACGAGGACCGCTATTCGGGCCGTCTTTTCCGAACCGGTCAAGTTTGGCGCGACTCCCCCCGTCCTCTCGGCCAATGGTGCCCCCATCCCGAGCAATGCCTCGCTCTCGAGCGATGCTACGGCCATGACCATCGTACCCTCCGAGGAGGTTCCGCTCCCGGCGGCGATGTCCGTAGATTTTGCTGGGGTCACAGACCTTCGGGGCAACGCGCTGATTCGTCCCCCGTGGAACTGGACGGTGCCGCTGTGGCTTCCCGTTGGGGCTCCTCTCGATTCAGGCACTTTCAAGTTTCCGTCCATAGCCGCTGGCCCCGGCGAAGGCGCTAACGTCCTGTCCGCGAATGCCAGAGATGCCGATGGCCTCTACGATCTCGTCCTGCATCGAATCGGAGCCCCCACAAGCACGTGGTCCCCAACTAGAACCTTGGCGGTCATGCAGTCGATGCGTGTAGACACGCTCGTCGATAACGACGGAGTCCTCGTAACCGCATTCTTGTCGAGCGATAACAAGGTGCGCGTTCTACGAAACGGTGAGGAATGGCCGGAGGGCTCCAGGTTCGCGTCCGTCAGCAATGCGGGCTTCGCACTCGGCTTGGATCCAGACGGCATGCTCTTCCTCGCATACGATATGCCGCGCGGGGATGAGGGCGGCACGGATGTCAATGTCGTGACCCTTCCGCGCGGAGCACAAAATTGGGTTCCCATGCGGCTTGTCAAGACGCCACCCGAAGAGAAGAGTTCGCATCTCCTGAGTCTCACCCTGGACAAGAGGGGCACACCGTATGTCGCCTACCTCGATGCATCTCCGTCGGAGCTTGCTCACGTCCGAGTCTGGACGACGAGCGAAGCGTGGGTCCCGCTTGGTAGTCCTCTGAACGGCGAAGGCGAGGAAGTGAAGCATGTGAGCATCGCGACAGACGACGCCGCAAATGTGTTTGCTTTGGTCAATTTTGCCGAACGGGTGCTGCCGAGGCATCGGGTCCAGATCCTCCGCCTCGAAGGCGCAAAGTGGATCGAATGCGGCCCCAAAATTGCGCAGGAGGATCTGGACAATCCGGCCTTCTTCGCACGCATGCAAAACGGGCATGTCTTTGCAAGCCTTGGTCTAGATCCCAATTTCGAGTTTCTCGATGTGACTCGAAACGGATGGACACGAATCCCGCCGCCGACCCTCGCCCCCGAGGGCAAGAGAGTTTCGGGAGCCATGGGAGGGATAGACCCCCAAGGCGTTCCCTTCATCGCGTGGACTGACTTCGAATCTGGGCGATTGCAGTTAGGACGTCTCAATCGATAG
- a CDS encoding Ig-like domain-containing protein: MFLAFAAPTACGSSDNTSATVDAGPDGEVIPDPDTVPPQVVFRTPTDGEAKVALRKPIRATFSETVKFGPRPATLRADGVEIPCTFTLSDNGTVMTITPTAEPPVPATLSVEFGDVTDLRGNPLVRPPWTWSVPRWLEIGNSFPSGGLYPMLAAGPGEYVHVAALFDEPARTFRLYQTSTPTTSWRALADSRNPTPNATIAVDADGSIVAAFASESGESVSVARYTTSIWKTIGGPFPLAINGSFSLAFDKRGTLILAYDAAAGDGAANVIVQALEPLGEPWQWSQLRNSVNDPSTEKAAYFQSLTLNSEGIPYVSYRTERPVAGEEGTILEGHVRAWTQGQWQPIGDSVSAPDEDVRSLMVAVDATSSPFAIAQLSNRFLPKAQMRILRLENSKWTLVGPELEGRNNSMFFGRMRDGHLFAYVSVDGDLRTLDVAREGWTRIPLDAVGPFNGAAGTLDPTGIPLIAWITEPGNLSVLRWNR; this comes from the coding sequence GTGTTCCTGGCATTCGCCGCGCCTACCGCCTGCGGTTCTTCCGACAATACTTCGGCAACCGTCGACGCGGGGCCGGATGGCGAGGTGATTCCGGATCCGGACACCGTCCCTCCGCAGGTTGTCTTTCGAACACCGACCGACGGAGAGGCCAAAGTGGCGCTCAGGAAACCGATTCGAGCCACCTTCTCGGAGACGGTGAAGTTCGGCCCGCGCCCCGCCACGCTCCGAGCCGATGGAGTGGAGATCCCGTGCACGTTCACGCTCTCGGACAACGGCACGGTGATGACAATCACCCCGACAGCGGAACCGCCGGTCCCGGCCACGTTGTCCGTCGAATTTGGCGACGTCACGGATCTTCGAGGCAATCCACTCGTCAGGCCCCCTTGGACCTGGTCGGTTCCGCGATGGCTCGAGATCGGAAACAGCTTTCCGTCGGGTGGCCTGTATCCCATGCTCGCGGCCGGGCCGGGCGAGTACGTTCATGTTGCCGCATTGTTCGATGAACCGGCGCGCACGTTTCGGCTCTATCAAACCAGCACGCCCACCACGTCGTGGCGCGCGCTGGCGGACAGCAGGAATCCCACGCCGAACGCGACCATCGCCGTCGATGCCGACGGCAGCATCGTAGCTGCCTTCGCGAGCGAAAGCGGTGAATCCGTTTCTGTCGCGCGGTACACGACGAGCATCTGGAAAACCATCGGCGGGCCCTTTCCTCTGGCGATCAATGGAAGCTTTTCGCTCGCGTTCGACAAGCGAGGGACACTGATCCTAGCGTATGACGCTGCCGCCGGAGACGGAGCCGCCAACGTCATCGTGCAAGCCCTGGAACCGTTGGGTGAGCCTTGGCAATGGTCACAACTACGTAACAGCGTAAACGATCCTTCCACGGAGAAAGCCGCGTATTTTCAGTCGCTCACATTGAACTCCGAAGGCATTCCGTACGTTTCCTATCGAACCGAGCGGCCAGTCGCAGGTGAGGAAGGGACCATCTTGGAAGGCCACGTTCGCGCTTGGACGCAAGGTCAATGGCAACCCATCGGCGACTCCGTCAGCGCGCCCGACGAAGACGTGAGGTCGTTGATGGTCGCCGTGGATGCCACGTCCTCACCGTTCGCGATAGCTCAATTGTCGAATCGGTTTTTGCCCAAAGCGCAGATGCGCATTTTGCGCCTCGAGAACTCGAAGTGGACCCTCGTCGGGCCCGAACTCGAAGGGAGAAACAACTCCATGTTCTTCGGACGAATGCGAGACGGCCATTTGTTCGCCTACGTCTCCGTCGATGGAGACCTCCGCACATTGGACGTAGCACGCGAGGGATGGACGCGAATCCCCCTCGATGCCGTAGGGCCGTTCAACGGCGCTGCTGGCACCCTCGACCCCACGGGCATTCCGCTCATCGCGTGGATTACCGAGCCGGGGAACCTGAGTGTGCTGCGCTGGAATCGGTGA
- a CDS encoding glutaredoxin, whose product MAPPTDGSRAEKPYLDPARIAPAALHKMSAFHADVIREVEHAMGTSPVVVVGMAQNPHVKKVRKALTAAGIAFTYLEYGSYFSGWKKRLAIKLWSGWPTFPQVFLRGVLLGGEDLTLAAIAEGQFRNFGQLPAATELEKAL is encoded by the coding sequence ATGGCACCTCCCACCGACGGCTCCCGAGCTGAAAAACCGTACCTCGATCCGGCGCGGATCGCCCCGGCGGCACTTCACAAGATGTCCGCGTTTCATGCGGACGTCATTCGTGAGGTGGAGCACGCGATGGGCACCTCGCCGGTGGTCGTCGTGGGGATGGCGCAGAACCCGCACGTCAAAAAGGTCCGGAAAGCGCTCACCGCTGCGGGCATCGCCTTTACGTACCTGGAGTATGGCAGCTACTTCTCGGGCTGGAAGAAGCGGCTCGCCATCAAGCTCTGGAGCGGCTGGCCAACGTTCCCCCAGGTCTTTCTGCGTGGCGTGTTGCTCGGCGGCGAAGACCTCACGCTGGCTGCGATTGCCGAAGGTCAATTTCGCAACTTTGGGCAACTGCCCGCCGCGACTGAGCTCGAAAAGGCGCTCTGA
- a CDS encoding RNA polymerase sigma factor translates to MSRSVAPSFRSLYDNEVHFIHRNLRRLGVREEDVEDRAQEVFVIAHRRFTEFVDHGYGARAWLFQIALRVAADARRHRRRHPEDADGGEAMALLTVHAEQTGAISRRERLARLDVALSTIPLDRRAVLVLYEIEEQPVSEIARTFEISESLVYNRLRTARGELERALKRSEPPRG, encoded by the coding sequence TTGTCTCGTTCTGTCGCACCCAGCTTTCGCAGTCTCTATGACAACGAGGTCCACTTCATTCACCGCAACTTGCGCCGCCTCGGCGTGCGCGAGGAAGACGTCGAGGACAGGGCCCAGGAGGTCTTCGTCATCGCCCACCGCCGGTTCACCGAATTCGTCGATCATGGCTACGGAGCGCGCGCCTGGCTCTTTCAGATCGCGCTGCGCGTAGCCGCCGACGCGCGGCGCCATCGGCGGCGTCACCCGGAGGATGCGGACGGCGGAGAGGCCATGGCGCTTCTCACGGTTCATGCAGAGCAGACCGGGGCCATCTCGCGCCGTGAGCGCCTTGCCCGCCTCGATGTTGCGCTCTCGACGATTCCGCTCGACCGCCGCGCGGTGCTCGTTCTTTACGAGATCGAAGAGCAGCCCGTCTCCGAGATCGCGCGCACGTTCGAAATCTCGGAAAGCCTCGTCTACAACCGCCTCCGCACCGCACGCGGCGAGCTGGAACGCGCCTTGAAACGCAGCGAGCCCCCGCGGGGCTGA
- a CDS encoding response regulator, with protein sequence MRGGGTLNGAGHTVLVIGDSESDLEQIRGALSTAGCRVLTRHGRQGSVSAVLRVRPDLVLLDTNAIPGAAPKAGAGPGASVASSSSAGDGGLTADAIARILSRADTRPETIVLLHSNLPAPTLRLKVLACGADGYIQKSPDLTHLVREVTAWLNGQRTRSSGTVRTSGVFDPQTTLSARKAPGLRCRILFVDDDPASHSFYRKSVVVEEMEAEYVVSVQQALRSARAEPPPDVIVSEFLRGEKGLELYQTLRTTDPSWRFRFIFLTGITHAALQRLDVPVLKKPIAPEAVRDAIRYAVTSFRFLGANARVKSS encoded by the coding sequence ATGCGGGGAGGTGGCACGTTGAATGGCGCAGGGCACACCGTCTTGGTCATCGGCGACAGTGAATCGGATCTGGAACAAATCCGCGGAGCATTGAGTACCGCGGGCTGTCGCGTTCTCACACGTCACGGGCGTCAGGGATCGGTATCGGCCGTACTTCGGGTCAGGCCCGATCTCGTTTTGCTGGACACCAATGCCATTCCAGGAGCGGCCCCCAAAGCAGGAGCGGGGCCTGGGGCATCGGTTGCTTCTTCTTCGTCTGCGGGAGACGGTGGGCTCACGGCAGACGCCATCGCAAGAATCCTCTCGCGCGCCGACACGCGCCCCGAGACGATCGTACTGCTTCACTCGAACCTGCCTGCGCCGACACTTCGTCTCAAGGTTTTGGCCTGCGGGGCGGATGGCTACATTCAAAAGAGCCCAGACCTCACGCACCTCGTGCGCGAAGTCACCGCATGGTTGAATGGCCAGCGCACGCGTTCGAGCGGCACCGTGCGCACGAGCGGGGTATTCGATCCGCAAACGACGCTTTCCGCACGCAAGGCGCCGGGTTTGCGTTGCCGTATCCTTTTCGTGGACGACGATCCCGCATCGCATTCGTTTTATCGCAAGTCCGTCGTCGTCGAAGAGATGGAAGCCGAATATGTCGTTTCCGTCCAACAAGCATTGCGCAGTGCCCGCGCCGAGCCTCCGCCCGACGTCATCGTTTCCGAGTTCTTGCGCGGCGAAAAGGGATTGGAGCTGTATCAAACGTTGCGCACGACCGATCCGAGTTGGCGATTTCGATTCATCTTCTTGACCGGTATTACCCACGCTGCCCTGCAGCGGCTCGATGTTCCGGTATTGAAAAAGCCAATAGCGCCCGAGGCGGTGCGTGATGCCATTCGGTATGCGGTGACGAGCTTCCGTTTCTTGGGAGCGAATGCGCGCGTGAAAAGTTCGTAG
- a CDS encoding TIGR04563 family protein, which produces MSTESKSEKRKQSLYFPESMLVEIQQEATRLQRSLSWVVQRAWKVARDEVKKMPGSTEP; this is translated from the coding sequence ATGTCCACCGAATCGAAATCCGAGAAGCGAAAGCAAAGCTTGTACTTCCCTGAGTCGATGCTCGTCGAAATTCAGCAAGAGGCGACACGGCTTCAACGCTCGCTCTCCTGGGTGGTGCAGCGCGCGTGGAAGGTCGCACGCGACGAAGTGAAGAAGATGCCCGGTTCGACGGAACCGTGA
- a CDS encoding PAS domain-containing protein: MFELSPKKESASPEREEDGGNSADRDKAESRVSVVPASAERGRELEIEVHELRELVQRLTDEAKSAHTALHESMAGHRLLAEAAEDGLWFWDIRAGTVEYTDRMLAILGVAREAMRGSLDAFMARVHAEDRPRVSAALQAHLDRRAPFLVTFRVRGPEGDYRTCSARGQAEWDGRGTPIRMAGAVLDVTETKRVEVQIRFLAEASSVLASSLDYESTLASLAKIAVPEVADFFAVDLTGESLADIHRLELAHSDPSKVAIAWQLAHQRPPRPDDSIGPGRVMATGESELTTELSEVLAARTASRDFGQDDDELFAIFRRLELRSMIHVPLFARGAVVGALSLGSTASNRRYGPSDREFAEELARRASLAIENAWLYRDAERSVRMKEDLLDVLSHDLKNPLASVINDVGILLKTVPQESHVDRQRLENVWRTSERMLAFLQSFIDLAQLEAGTVAFDTKQHDPSAVVLEAVEMNRSAIAEKGLTLMRGAAPRLSVTCDRRRIVHVLSRLIAYAVRVTPRAGRITLHLESVPGEVKIGVGDEGQSIPREQLDRLLAGNTRQRDRDGHAIGLSVAIAKAIVMAHGGRFWAETGATGTTFFFTLPSGP, from the coding sequence ATGTTCGAATTGAGCCCGAAGAAGGAATCCGCATCGCCCGAACGCGAAGAAGATGGCGGCAACTCCGCCGATCGCGACAAGGCCGAGTCTCGCGTAAGCGTCGTTCCGGCATCGGCGGAGCGAGGGCGCGAGCTCGAAATCGAGGTCCACGAGCTGCGAGAGCTCGTCCAGCGGCTCACCGACGAGGCGAAGAGTGCCCACACCGCGCTTCACGAGAGCATGGCGGGGCACCGGCTCCTCGCCGAAGCCGCCGAAGATGGCCTGTGGTTCTGGGACATCCGCGCCGGCACCGTCGAGTACACGGACCGCATGCTGGCCATCCTCGGTGTGGCCCGCGAAGCGATGCGCGGCAGCCTCGATGCCTTCATGGCACGCGTCCACGCGGAGGACCGCCCGCGGGTCTCCGCCGCCCTGCAAGCGCACCTCGATCGCCGCGCGCCCTTCCTCGTGACCTTCCGCGTGCGCGGCCCCGAGGGCGACTACCGCACCTGTTCGGCGCGCGGCCAGGCCGAGTGGGATGGGCGCGGCACCCCGATCCGCATGGCCGGCGCGGTGCTCGACGTCACCGAGACCAAGCGCGTCGAGGTGCAGATTCGCTTTCTCGCGGAGGCCAGCAGCGTGCTCGCCTCGTCGCTCGACTACGAATCCACCTTGGCCAGTCTGGCGAAAATCGCCGTGCCCGAGGTCGCGGACTTCTTCGCCGTCGACCTGACCGGTGAATCGCTGGCCGACATCCATCGCCTCGAACTCGCCCACTCCGACCCGTCGAAGGTGGCCATCGCCTGGCAGCTCGCCCACCAACGGCCGCCGCGTCCCGACGACTCCATCGGCCCGGGTCGGGTCATGGCCACGGGCGAAAGCGAACTGACCACGGAGCTGTCCGAGGTCCTCGCCGCCCGCACGGCCTCACGCGATTTCGGCCAAGACGACGACGAGCTCTTCGCCATCTTCCGCCGCCTCGAGCTTCGCTCGATGATCCACGTGCCCCTGTTCGCGCGCGGCGCCGTCGTGGGCGCCCTCTCGCTGGGCTCCACGGCCTCCAACCGCCGATATGGCCCCAGCGACCGCGAATTCGCCGAGGAGCTCGCGCGCCGGGCCAGCTTGGCCATCGAGAACGCGTGGCTCTATCGCGACGCGGAGCGCTCCGTTCGCATGAAGGAGGACTTGCTCGACGTCCTCTCGCACGATTTGAAAAATCCGTTGGCCTCGGTCATCAACGACGTGGGCATTCTCCTCAAGACGGTTCCTCAGGAATCGCACGTGGACCGACAGCGCCTGGAAAATGTCTGGCGCACCTCCGAGCGCATGCTCGCGTTCCTCCAAAGCTTCATCGACCTGGCGCAGCTCGAGGCCGGCACGGTGGCCTTCGACACGAAGCAACATGACCCCTCGGCCGTCGTCCTCGAGGCCGTGGAAATGAACCGCTCGGCCATCGCCGAGAAGGGCCTCACCTTGATGCGCGGTGCTGCACCGCGGCTATCGGTCACCTGCGATCGGCGGCGCATCGTGCATGTCCTGTCGCGCCTCATCGCGTATGCGGTGCGCGTCACGCCACGTGCGGGGCGCATCACCTTGCACCTCGAGTCGGTGCCCGGCGAAGTCAAAATCGGTGTCGGCGATGAAGGGCAATCCATACCGCGCGAACAGCTCGACCGACTGCTCGCTGGAAATACGCGCCAGCGCGACCGCGATGGTCACGCCATCGGCTTAAGTGTTGCGATCGCCAAGGCCATCGTGATGGCACACGGTGGGCGCTTCTGGGCGGAAACAGGCGCGACGGGCACCACCTTTTTCTTCACGTTGCCGAGTGGACCGTGA